In the Acidovorax sp. A79 genome, one interval contains:
- a CDS encoding homocysteine S-methyltransferase family protein, which yields MQALHYTRAAQLPDILAQRIVILDGAMGTMIQRFKLGEAQYRGEGYTGPDGVGDRFKDFPRDVKGNNELLSLTRPDVIRDIHERYLAAGADLIETNTFGATTIAQEDYKMAELAREMNLKSAQLARAACDKYSTPDKPRFVAGALGPTPKTASISPDVNDPGARNVDFEQLRAAYYEQTEALVEGGSDVLLVETIFDTLNAKAALFAIDEFFENSGQRLPLIISGTVTDASGRILSGQTVTAFWNSVRHSRPLAIGLNCALGATLMRPYIQELNRVAEDTFISCYPNAGLPNPMSDTGFDETPEITSRLVHEFAAEGLVNILGGCCGTTPDHIGAIAKAVENVPTRKMFYPAEA from the coding sequence ATGCAAGCCCTTCACTACACCCGCGCCGCGCAGCTGCCCGACATCCTCGCCCAACGCATCGTCATCCTCGACGGCGCCATGGGCACCATGATCCAGCGCTTCAAGCTGGGCGAGGCGCAGTACCGGGGCGAGGGCTACACGGGCCCCGACGGTGTGGGCGACCGGTTCAAGGACTTCCCGCGCGACGTGAAGGGCAACAACGAGTTGCTCAGCCTCACCCGTCCCGACGTGATCCGCGACATCCACGAGCGCTACCTGGCCGCGGGTGCCGACCTCATCGAGACCAACACCTTCGGCGCGACGACCATCGCACAAGAGGACTACAAGATGGCCGAGCTGGCGCGCGAGATGAATCTCAAGTCCGCCCAGCTGGCCCGCGCCGCCTGCGACAAATATTCCACGCCCGACAAGCCCCGCTTCGTCGCCGGCGCCCTGGGCCCCACGCCCAAGACGGCCAGCATCAGCCCCGACGTGAACGACCCCGGCGCGCGCAATGTGGACTTCGAGCAATTGCGCGCCGCGTACTACGAGCAGACCGAAGCGCTGGTCGAGGGCGGCTCCGACGTGCTGCTGGTCGAGACGATTTTTGACACGCTCAACGCCAAGGCCGCGCTGTTCGCCATCGACGAATTTTTTGAGAATAGCGGCCAGCGCCTGCCGCTCATCATCAGCGGCACGGTCACCGACGCTTCGGGCCGCATCCTCAGCGGACAGACGGTGACTGCCTTCTGGAACAGCGTGCGCCACTCCCGCCCTCTGGCCATCGGCCTCAATTGCGCCCTGGGCGCCACGCTGATGCGCCCTTACATCCAGGAGCTGAACCGGGTGGCCGAGGACACGTTCATCAGCTGCTACCCCAACGCGGGCCTGCCCAACCCCATGAGCGACACCGGGTTTGACGAAACCCCCGAGATCACCAGCCGCCTGGTGCACGAGTTCGCGGCCGAGGGGCTGGTCAACATCCTGGGCGGCTGCTGCGGCACCACGCCGGACCACATCGGCGCCATCGCCAAGGCGGTGGAAAACGTGCCCACGCGCAAGATGTTCTACCCCGCTGAAGCCTGA
- the yegQ gene encoding tRNA 5-hydroxyuridine modification protein YegQ, whose amino-acid sequence MTTLLKAPELLLPAGSLDKMRAAYDFGADAVYAGQPRYSLRARNNEFKLEQIRQGITEAHARGKKFFVTSNLIAHNDKIRTYLRDIEPVIDCQPDALIMADAGLIMMVKEKWPEQVVHLSVQANTTNWAAVKFWQKMGVERVILSRELSLDEIEKIRQECPDMELEVFVHGALCIAYSGRCLLSGYFNHRDPNQGTCTNACRWNYATHDADIDPTTGEAIAQKMEGDFNFEAAQQKAEQAFASTTGNGERHPKADKVYLIEEAGRPGQMMPIMEDEHGTYIMNSKDLRAVEHVARLAQIGVDSLKIEGRTKSLYYVARTAQVYRRAIDDAVAGRPFNPELLIELEGLSNRGYTGGLLERRPSNDYQNYINGHSATQRSQFVGEVLGAEGQAEVGLQGDWVLVETKNHFAVDDLIEVVHPSGNITVRLDQMRNAEGQPVAVAQGNPVRVWIPLPARYTGALLARVVEAPAAAAAAEPAVVA is encoded by the coding sequence ATGACCACCCTCCTCAAAGCCCCCGAACTCCTGCTGCCCGCCGGCTCGCTCGACAAGATGCGCGCCGCCTACGACTTTGGCGCCGACGCGGTGTACGCCGGCCAGCCGCGCTATTCCTTGCGCGCACGCAATAACGAATTCAAGCTGGAACAGATTCGGCAGGGCATCACCGAGGCACACGCGCGCGGCAAGAAGTTCTTCGTGACCAGCAACCTGATCGCGCACAACGACAAGATCCGCACCTACCTGCGCGACATCGAGCCCGTGATCGACTGCCAACCCGACGCCCTCATCATGGCCGACGCGGGCCTGATCATGATGGTCAAGGAAAAGTGGCCCGAGCAGGTGGTGCACCTCTCCGTGCAGGCCAACACCACCAACTGGGCGGCCGTGAAGTTCTGGCAGAAGATGGGCGTGGAGCGTGTGATCCTGTCGCGCGAACTGAGCCTGGACGAGATCGAAAAAATCCGCCAGGAATGCCCCGACATGGAGCTCGAAGTCTTCGTGCACGGCGCGCTGTGCATCGCGTACTCGGGCCGCTGCCTGCTCAGCGGCTACTTCAACCACCGCGACCCCAACCAGGGCACCTGCACCAACGCCTGCCGCTGGAACTACGCCACCCATGACGCCGACATCGACCCCACCACGGGCGAAGCCATCGCGCAGAAGATGGAAGGCGACTTCAACTTCGAGGCCGCGCAGCAGAAGGCCGAACAGGCCTTCGCCTCCACCACTGGCAACGGCGAGCGCCACCCCAAGGCCGACAAGGTCTACCTGATTGAAGAAGCCGGCCGCCCCGGGCAGATGATGCCCATCATGGAAGACGAGCACGGCACCTACATCATGAACAGCAAGGACCTGCGCGCGGTGGAGCACGTGGCGCGCCTGGCGCAGATCGGCGTCGACTCGCTCAAGATCGAGGGCCGCACCAAGAGCCTGTACTACGTCGCCCGCACCGCGCAGGTGTACCGCCGCGCCATCGACGACGCCGTAGCCGGCCGCCCGTTCAACCCCGAGCTGCTCATCGAACTCGAAGGCCTGTCCAACCGGGGCTACACCGGCGGCCTGCTGGAGCGCCGCCCCAGCAACGACTACCAGAACTACATCAACGGCCACTCGGCCACGCAGCGCAGCCAGTTCGTGGGCGAGGTGCTGGGCGCCGAGGGGCAGGCCGAAGTGGGGCTGCAAGGCGACTGGGTGTTGGTCGAAACCAAGAACCACTTTGCGGTGGACGACCTGATCGAAGTGGTGCACCCCAGCGGCAACATCACCGTGCGGCTGGACCAGATGCGCAATGCGGAAGGCCAACCGGTGGCGGTGGCGCAAGGCAACCCGGTGCGCGTGTGGATTCCGCTGCCTGCGCGCTATACCGGCGCGCTGCTGGCCCGCGTGGTGGAGGCACCGGCTGCGGCCGCGGCGGCCGAACCCGCCGTCGTGGCTTGA
- a CDS encoding hemerythrin domain-containing protein: MNLDKFKHQHTDILRSIATLRALAHAGVQANATAIAQGIVAMSGTIKLHLAVEDQVLYPALQRGGNAELARLGRQYQSEMASIASAYDAFARRWNTAEAVRRDAQGFRDEANVVLRRVFERMQREDHDFYPRIEEEETAACH; the protein is encoded by the coding sequence ATGAACCTCGACAAATTCAAGCACCAGCACACCGACATCCTGCGCAGCATCGCCACCTTGCGCGCCCTGGCCCACGCGGGCGTGCAGGCCAACGCCACGGCCATCGCGCAGGGCATCGTGGCGATGAGCGGCACCATCAAGCTGCATCTGGCCGTGGAAGACCAGGTGCTGTACCCCGCACTGCAGCGCGGTGGCAACGCCGAACTGGCGCGCCTGGGCCGCCAGTACCAGAGCGAGATGGCCTCTATTGCCAGCGCCTACGACGCCTTTGCGCGCCGCTGGAACACGGCCGAGGCCGTGCGCCGCGATGCGCAGGGCTTTCGGGACGAGGCCAACGTGGTGCTGCGCCGGGTGTTCGAGCGCATGCAGCGCGAAGACCATGACTTTTATCCGCGCATCGAGGAGGAAGAAACCGCCGCCTGCCATTGA
- the nrdD gene encoding anaerobic ribonucleoside-triphosphate reductase — protein MSHFSTPEQAALAAVQLTDGERQPCEVWTRVMGYHRPVASFNTGKQGEHAERRFFSEQARGGSNAC, from the coding sequence ATGAGCCATTTCTCTACCCCCGAACAGGCCGCCCTGGCCGCCGTGCAGCTCACCGACGGCGAGCGCCAGCCCTGCGAGGTCTGGACCCGCGTCATGGGCTACCACCGCCCCGTGGCCAGCTTCAACACGGGCAAGCAGGGCGAGCACGCCGAGCGCCGTTTCTTTTCAGAGCAGGCGCGTGGTGGAAGCAACGCCTGCTGA
- the ttcA gene encoding tRNA 2-thiocytidine(32) synthetase TtcA — protein MSVTATLPNTPVAEAADKAAAAAHAALKLEKRLVRQVAQAIADFGLIEDGDKVMVCVSGGKDSYGLLDVLRLLQQRNGHKFELIAVNLDQKQPGFPAHVLPEYLAKVGVPFHIETQDTYSVVKERIPEGKTMCSLCSRLRRGILYRVADELGCTKVALGHHRDDMLQTFFLNMFFGGKLKGMPPKVQSDRGDHLIIRPLAYVAEDDLTRWAEIRNFPIIPCTLCGSQENLQRKQIGQMLRDWQQLYPGRIENMAVALRNLVPSHFMDTRQFDFKGLMPNGVQDADGDKAFDAEDFPAQAVGMLAGLPLMPR, from the coding sequence ATGTCCGTTACCGCCACCCTGCCCAACACCCCTGTTGCTGAGGCCGCCGACAAAGCCGCCGCCGCCGCCCACGCCGCACTCAAGCTCGAAAAGCGCCTGGTGCGCCAGGTGGCCCAGGCCATTGCCGACTTCGGCCTGATCGAAGACGGCGACAAGGTCATGGTCTGCGTGTCCGGCGGCAAGGACAGCTACGGCCTGCTCGACGTGCTGCGTTTGCTGCAGCAGCGCAACGGCCACAAGTTCGAGCTGATCGCCGTCAACCTCGACCAGAAGCAGCCCGGCTTTCCGGCCCATGTGCTGCCCGAGTATCTGGCGAAGGTGGGCGTGCCCTTCCACATCGAGACGCAGGACACCTACAGCGTCGTCAAGGAGCGCATCCCCGAGGGCAAGACCATGTGTAGCCTGTGCAGCCGCCTGCGCCGGGGCATCCTGTACCGCGTGGCCGACGAGCTGGGCTGCACAAAAGTGGCGCTCGGTCACCACCGCGACGACATGCTGCAGACCTTCTTTTTGAACATGTTCTTCGGCGGCAAGCTCAAGGGCATGCCGCCCAAGGTGCAGAGCGACCGGGGCGACCACCTCATCATCCGCCCGCTGGCCTATGTGGCCGAGGATGACCTCACGCGTTGGGCCGAGATCCGCAACTTCCCCATCATCCCCTGCACGCTGTGCGGCAGCCAGGAGAACCTGCAGCGCAAGCAGATCGGTCAGATGCTGCGCGACTGGCAGCAGCTGTACCCCGGCCGCATTGAGAACATGGCCGTGGCGCTGCGCAACCTGGTGCCCTCGCACTTCATGGACACGCGCCAGTTCGACTTCAAAGGTTTGATGCCCAACGGCGTGCAGGATGCCGATGGCGACAAGGCCTTCGATGCCGAAGACTTTCCCGCGCAGGCCGTGGGCATGCTCGCGGGCTTGCCGTTGATGCCCCGCTGA
- the ipdC gene encoding indolepyruvate/phenylpyruvate decarboxylase → MNPLGLQLLHALKHHGAREIFGIPGDFILPLFAQIEESGILPLVTLSHEPSLGFAADAAARMHCGLGVVAVTYGAGALNVVNAVAGAYAERSPLVVLAGCPGEVEAHSGLVLHHQVRHVDSQWRIFREITCDQVRLSDPATAPADLARVLRSCREYSQPVLIEVPRDMTLHPMAEVPVLPPSPFNAAAVAECADEWMARIQAARRPVLVVDVEVRRFGLEARVAELARRLQLPVLTTFMGRGLLAEDAGHAGVPFHGTYLGVAGAPETSALLDDSDLPVMLGAILSDSNFGVSAQRMDFRRALIAAHREARVGHHLYPDIPLAALVEALLARAPVVGGTAARVLPPPPICPEGLVADDAPVCAADLSRALNDRIRAHGPMNIVSDIGDCLFAAMELLPTPLVAPGYYASMGFGVPAGIGAQVATGQRSLILVGDGAFQMTGWELGNCPRLGLDPVAIVLNNQTWEMIRAFQTTSRCAALGDWHLADAADALGGRGHRVHTRAQFKAALDAAFAERGRFQLIELMVPPGDSTPTLRRFSEGIRALRAGR, encoded by the coding sequence ATGAACCCCCTCGGCCTCCAGCTGCTGCACGCGCTCAAGCACCACGGCGCGCGCGAGATCTTCGGCATCCCCGGTGATTTCATCCTGCCCTTGTTCGCGCAGATCGAGGAAAGCGGCATCCTGCCGCTGGTCACGCTCAGCCACGAACCCTCGCTGGGTTTTGCCGCCGATGCCGCCGCGCGCATGCACTGCGGGCTGGGCGTGGTGGCCGTCACTTACGGCGCGGGTGCGCTCAACGTGGTCAATGCGGTGGCGGGGGCCTATGCCGAGCGCTCGCCGCTGGTGGTGCTGGCCGGCTGCCCCGGCGAGGTCGAGGCGCACTCCGGCCTGGTGCTGCACCACCAGGTGCGCCATGTCGATTCGCAGTGGCGGATCTTCCGCGAGATCACCTGCGACCAGGTGCGCCTGTCCGACCCCGCCACCGCGCCCGCCGACCTCGCCCGCGTGCTGCGCAGCTGCCGCGAATACTCGCAGCCCGTGCTCATCGAGGTGCCGCGCGACATGACGCTGCACCCCATGGCCGAGGTGCCGGTGCTGCCCCCCAGCCCGTTCAACGCAGCCGCCGTGGCCGAATGCGCCGATGAATGGATGGCCCGCATTCAGGCTGCCCGGCGCCCCGTGCTGGTGGTGGACGTGGAGGTGCGCCGCTTTGGCCTGGAAGCCCGCGTGGCCGAACTCGCGCGCCGCCTGCAGCTGCCCGTGCTCACCACCTTCATGGGCCGGGGCCTGCTGGCCGAGGACGCGGGGCATGCCGGCGTGCCCTTCCACGGCACCTACCTGGGCGTGGCGGGCGCACCGGAGACCAGCGCGCTGCTTGACGACTCCGACCTGCCCGTGATGCTGGGCGCCATCCTGTCGGACAGCAACTTCGGCGTGAGCGCCCAGCGCATGGACTTCCGCCGCGCGCTCATCGCCGCGCACCGCGAGGCGCGCGTGGGCCACCACCTGTACCCGGACATCCCGCTTGCCGCGCTGGTGGAGGCGCTGCTGGCGCGCGCGCCCGTGGTAGGCGGCACGGCGGCGCGCGTCCTGCCACCCCCGCCCATCTGTCCCGAAGGCCTGGTGGCCGACGATGCGCCCGTGTGCGCGGCCGACCTCTCCCGCGCGCTCAACGACCGCATCCGCGCGCACGGCCCCATGAACATCGTCTCGGACATCGGCGACTGCCTGTTCGCCGCCATGGAGCTGCTGCCCACGCCGCTGGTGGCACCGGGCTACTACGCGTCCATGGGGTTCGGGGTGCCGGCCGGCATCGGCGCCCAGGTGGCCACTGGCCAGCGCAGCCTCATCCTGGTGGGCGACGGCGCCTTCCAGATGACGGGCTGGGAGCTGGGCAACTGCCCGCGCCTGGGGCTGGACCCCGTCGCCATCGTGCTCAACAACCAGACCTGGGAAATGATCCGCGCGTTCCAGACCACGTCGCGCTGCGCCGCGCTCGGCGACTGGCATCTGGCCGATGCCGCCGACGCCCTGGGCGGGCGCGGCCACCGGGTGCACACGCGCGCCCAGTTCAAGGCGGCGCTCGATGCCGCGTTTGCCGAACGGGGGCGCTTCCAGCTCATCGAGCTGATGGTGCCGCCGGGCGACAGCACGCCCACGCTGCGGCGTTTTTCAGAGGGCATTCGCGCGCTGCGCGCGGGAAGGTAG
- the recQ gene encoding DNA helicase RecQ, producing the protein MSPAHTVLQDVFGYEQFRGPQQAIVEHVIAGSDALVLMPTGGGKSLCYQVPAIVRQQQGRGVTIVISPLIALMHDQVGALHEAGVDAAFLNSTLSFDEAQDVELRLQTGDITLLYAAPERLNTPRFLGLLDSLYHEGHLSLFAIDEAHCVSQWGHDFRPEYRALTVLHERYAGVPRIALTATADDLTRADIIERLQLEDARLFISSFDRPNIRYTIVEKKDATTQLLRFIEREHAGEAGVVYCQSRKRVEELAATLSDAGLTALPYHAGLDTKVRQRNQDRFLREEGIVMVATIAFGMGIDKPDVRFVAHVDMPKNIEGYYQETGRAGRDGLNADAWMAYGLNDVVNQRRMIDESPAGEEFKQALRGKLDALLALAEATDCRRVRLLAYFGEASTPCGNCDNCLTPPAIWDATDAARKLLSTIYRVNQASGISFGTGHIMDILRGKKTEKVAQFGHEKISTFGIGADLSEPQLRGVLRQLIATGALGLQKVMLDSGHSFDTLCLTEGSRAVLKGEVPVQLRESVSSAPAKRTRKGSAPPAAAANLGPDAQVRFINLKAWRAEVAREHNLPAYVIFHDATLAAIAERNPGTLDDLQGISGMGAKKLEAYGADVLRVVGG; encoded by the coding sequence TTGTCCCCCGCCCATACCGTCCTGCAGGACGTCTTCGGCTACGAGCAATTCCGCGGCCCCCAGCAGGCCATCGTTGAACACGTGATCGCGGGCAGCGATGCCCTGGTGTTGATGCCCACGGGCGGCGGCAAGTCGCTGTGCTACCAGGTGCCGGCCATCGTGCGCCAGCAGCAGGGGCGCGGCGTGACCATCGTGATCTCGCCCCTGATCGCGCTGATGCACGACCAGGTGGGCGCGCTGCACGAGGCGGGGGTGGATGCGGCCTTTTTGAACTCCACGCTGAGCTTTGACGAGGCGCAGGACGTGGAGCTGCGCCTGCAGACCGGCGACATCACGCTGCTGTATGCGGCGCCCGAGCGGCTGAACACGCCGCGCTTCCTGGGCCTGCTCGACAGCCTGTACCACGAGGGCCACCTGTCGCTCTTCGCCATCGACGAAGCGCATTGCGTGAGCCAGTGGGGCCACGACTTTCGCCCCGAGTACCGCGCGCTCACGGTGCTGCACGAGCGTTATGCGGGGGTGCCGCGCATCGCGCTCACGGCCACGGCCGACGACCTCACGCGCGCCGACATCATCGAGCGGCTGCAGCTGGAAGACGCGCGGCTGTTCATCAGCAGCTTCGACCGGCCCAACATCCGCTACACCATCGTCGAGAAGAAGGACGCCACCACGCAGCTGCTGCGCTTCATCGAGCGCGAGCACGCGGGCGAGGCGGGCGTGGTGTACTGCCAGTCCAGGAAACGCGTGGAGGAGCTGGCGGCCACGCTGAGCGACGCCGGCCTCACGGCCCTGCCCTACCACGCGGGGCTCGACACCAAGGTGCGCCAGCGCAACCAGGACCGCTTCCTGCGCGAGGAAGGCATCGTGATGGTGGCCACCATCGCCTTCGGCATGGGCATCGACAAGCCCGACGTGCGCTTCGTCGCGCACGTGGACATGCCCAAGAACATCGAGGGCTACTACCAGGAGACCGGCCGCGCGGGCCGCGACGGCCTCAACGCCGATGCCTGGATGGCCTATGGCCTGAACGACGTGGTCAACCAGCGCCGCATGATCGACGAGAGTCCGGCGGGCGAGGAGTTCAAGCAGGCACTGCGCGGCAAGCTCGACGCGCTGCTGGCCCTGGCCGAGGCCACCGACTGCCGCCGCGTGCGGCTGCTGGCCTACTTTGGCGAAGCCTCCACGCCCTGCGGCAACTGCGACAACTGCCTGACACCACCCGCGATCTGGGACGCCACCGACGCGGCGCGCAAGCTGCTGTCCACCATCTACCGCGTGAACCAGGCCAGCGGCATCAGCTTTGGCACGGGGCACATCATGGACATCCTGCGCGGCAAGAAGACCGAGAAGGTCGCGCAGTTCGGGCACGAGAAGATTTCCACCTTCGGCATTGGCGCGGACCTCTCGGAACCGCAACTGCGCGGCGTGCTGCGCCAGCTGATCGCCACGGGCGCTTTAGGCCTTCAGAAGGTGATGCTGGACAGCGGCCACAGCTTCGACACGCTGTGCCTCACCGAGGGCTCGCGCGCCGTGCTCAAGGGCGAGGTGCCGGTGCAGCTGCGCGAATCGGTGTCGTCCGCACCGGCCAAGCGCACGCGCAAGGGCAGCGCCCCGCCCGCCGCCGCCGCCAACCTGGGCCCGGACGCGCAGGTGCGCTTCATCAACCTCAAGGCCTGGCGCGCCGAGGTGGCGCGCGAGCACAACCTGCCCGCGTATGTGATCTTCCACGACGCCACGCTCGCGGCGATTGCCGAACGCAACCCGGGCACGCTGGACGACCTGCAGGGCATCAGCGGCATGGGGGCGAAGAAGCTCGAAGCCTACGGCGCCGACGTGCTGCGGGTGGTGGGCGGCTGA
- a CDS encoding anaerobic ribonucleoside-triphosphate reductase activating protein, producing the protein MTPLTTIDFPGRLAAVFYCQGCPWRCGYCHNPGLLDAAAPPALPWDQALQFLHSRRGLLDGVVFSGGEPTLQAALPAAVDAVRALGLQAALHTGGMYPGRLAALLSRLHWVGLDIKALPQRYDAITATPGSGARAWAALDAMLARGIDHECRTTWHAGLFGVGELLELAQALAARGVRHWALQECRVLGAPAWALAPAHQQQLAALFSGFTLRRV; encoded by the coding sequence ATGACGCCGCTCACCACCATCGACTTCCCCGGCCGCCTCGCGGCCGTTTTCTATTGCCAGGGTTGCCCCTGGCGCTGCGGCTACTGCCACAACCCCGGGCTGCTCGACGCCGCCGCGCCCCCGGCGTTGCCGTGGGACCAGGCGCTGCAGTTCCTGCACAGCCGCCGGGGCCTGCTCGACGGCGTGGTGTTTTCGGGCGGTGAGCCGACGCTGCAAGCCGCGCTGCCCGCTGCGGTGGATGCCGTGCGCGCACTGGGCCTGCAGGCTGCGTTGCACACCGGCGGCATGTACCCCGGGCGGCTGGCGGCGCTGCTGTCGCGCCTCCACTGGGTGGGGCTGGACATCAAGGCCCTGCCGCAGCGCTACGACGCCATCACCGCCACCCCCGGCAGCGGCGCGCGCGCCTGGGCCGCGCTCGATGCCATGCTGGCCCGTGGCATCGACCACGAATGCCGCACCACCTGGCACGCGGGCCTGTTTGGTGTGGGCGAATTGCTGGAACTGGCCCAGGCCCTGGCCGCGCGCGGGGTGCGGCATTGGGCGCTGCAGGAATGCCGCGTGCTCGGCGCCCCGGCCTGGGCGCTGGCGCCCGCGCACCAGCAGCAACTGGCCGCGCTGTTTTCCGGATTCACCTTGCGCCGGGTGTGA
- a CDS encoding ribonucleoside triphosphate reductase: protein MASTLSTLPREVVLRSGQRVPFDAERIRAALASAGQASGEYGADEAALLTAQVTKVLIHRFHGEAPTIEQIQDVAEQTLIAANHLATARAYIVYREQHATLRADRQTLVDVESSINEYLTRADWRVNANANQGYSLGGLILNVAGKVTANYWLSHVYTPEIGEAHRSGDLHIHDLDMLSGYCAGWSLRTLLHEGLNGVPGKVEAGPPKHMSSAVGQIVNFLGTLQNEWAGAQAFSSFDTYMAPFVRIDAMDYAAVRQCIQELVYNLNVPSRWGTQTPFTNLTFDWTCPEDLREQVPVIAGQEMPFCYGDLQAEMDLINRAYIDVMTTGDAKGRVFTFPIPTYNITKDFPWESENAQLLFEMTAKYGLPYFQNFINSELEPNMVRSMCCRLQLDLRELLKRGNGLFGSAEQTGSLGVVTINCARLGYQHAGDEAGLFAALDRLLELGKQSLETKRKLIQRLTDQGLFPYTKRYLGTLRNHFSTLGVNGINEMVRNFTADRHDITSEWGHAFAVRLLDHVRERMTAFQEETGHLYNLEATPAEGTTYRFAKEDRKRWPAILQAGTAEQPYYTNSSQLPVGFTDDPFEALMRQEALQSKYTGGTVLHLYMGERLSSGAACRDLVRRALTRFRLPYITVTPTFSICPTHGYLAGEHPFCPRCDEERLDAKRRRLAA from the coding sequence ATGGCGTCCACCCTTTCCACCTTGCCCCGCGAAGTCGTTTTGCGCAGCGGCCAGCGCGTTCCTTTTGACGCCGAACGCATCCGCGCCGCGCTGGCCAGCGCCGGGCAGGCCTCGGGTGAATATGGCGCCGACGAAGCGGCGTTGCTCACCGCCCAGGTCACCAAGGTGCTCATCCACCGCTTCCATGGCGAGGCACCCACCATCGAGCAGATCCAGGACGTGGCCGAGCAGACGCTGATCGCCGCCAACCACCTGGCGACCGCGCGCGCCTACATCGTCTACCGCGAGCAGCACGCCACGCTGCGCGCCGACCGGCAGACGCTGGTCGATGTGGAAAGCTCCATCAACGAATACCTCACGCGCGCCGACTGGCGCGTGAACGCCAACGCCAACCAGGGTTACTCGCTGGGCGGGCTGATCCTGAACGTGGCGGGCAAGGTCACGGCCAACTACTGGCTGTCGCACGTCTACACGCCCGAGATCGGCGAGGCGCACAGGAGCGGCGACCTGCACATCCACGACCTCGACATGCTCAGCGGCTACTGCGCGGGCTGGTCGCTGCGCACGCTGCTGCACGAGGGGCTCAACGGCGTGCCGGGCAAGGTGGAGGCGGGGCCGCCCAAGCACATGAGTTCGGCCGTGGGGCAGATCGTGAACTTCCTGGGCACGCTGCAAAACGAGTGGGCGGGCGCGCAGGCGTTCTCGTCATTCGACACCTACATGGCGCCCTTCGTGCGCATTGATGCCATGGACTACGCCGCCGTGCGCCAGTGCATCCAGGAGCTGGTCTACAACCTCAACGTGCCCTCGCGCTGGGGCACGCAGACGCCGTTCACCAACCTCACCTTCGACTGGACCTGTCCCGAGGACCTGCGCGAGCAGGTGCCCGTGATCGCTGGCCAGGAGATGCCGTTTTGCTATGGCGACCTGCAGGCCGAGATGGACCTCATCAACCGCGCCTACATCGACGTGATGACCACGGGCGATGCCAAGGGCCGGGTGTTCACCTTCCCCATCCCCACGTACAACATCACCAAGGATTTTCCGTGGGAGAGCGAGAACGCGCAGCTGCTGTTCGAGATGACGGCCAAGTACGGTCTGCCGTACTTCCAGAACTTCATCAACTCCGAGCTGGAGCCCAACATGGTGCGCTCCATGTGCTGCCGCCTGCAACTCGATTTGCGTGAACTGCTCAAGCGCGGCAACGGCCTGTTCGGCAGCGCCGAGCAGACGGGCAGCCTGGGCGTGGTCACCATCAATTGCGCGCGCCTGGGCTACCAGCATGCGGGCGATGAGGCGGGCCTGTTCGCCGCGCTCGACCGCCTGCTGGAACTGGGCAAACAAAGCCTGGAGACCAAGCGCAAGCTGATTCAGCGGTTGACGGACCAGGGCCTGTTCCCCTACACCAAGCGCTACCTGGGCACCTTGCGCAACCACTTTTCCACGCTGGGCGTGAACGGCATCAACGAGATGGTGCGCAACTTCACGGCGGACCGGCACGACATCACCAGCGAATGGGGCCACGCGTTTGCCGTGCGCCTGCTCGACCACGTGCGCGAGCGCATGACCGCCTTCCAGGAAGAAACCGGCCACCTCTACAACCTGGAGGCCACGCCCGCCGAAGGCACCACCTACCGCTTCGCCAAGGAAGACAGGAAGCGCTGGCCCGCCATCCTGCAGGCGGGCACGGCCGAGCAGCCCTACTACACCAACTCCTCGCAGCTGCCCGTGGGCTTTACCGACGACCCGTTCGAGGCCTTGATGCGGCAGGAGGCGCTGCAATCCAAATACACCGGCGGCACCGTGCTGCACCTGTACATGGGCGAGCGCTTGTCCAGCGGCGCGGCCTGCCGCGATCTGGTGCGGCGCGCGCTCACGCGCTTTCGCCTGCCCTACATCACCGTCACGCCCACGTTCTCGATCTGTCCCACGCACGGCTACCTGGCGGGCGAGCACCCGTTCTGCCCGCGCTGCGACGAAGAGCGGCTGGACGCCAAGCGGCGGCGGCTGGCGGCCTGA